One Streptomyces sp. ML-6 genomic region harbors:
- a CDS encoding universal stress protein, with protein MSSEIPVRPELATVVVGIDGSPSARTAALWAAAEADRRSRPLHLVHAADTDRRAYWSDAETIQAVREAGRDLLIETADAVRERFPGLTITKELGRQEPVAGLLAAAGGRGTIVVGSRGLGGFSSLLLGSVGLGVAARAEVPVIVVRGEAERPESGSVTAAVHDSTDLGWLLLAAAEADARKAALRIVSVWNVLTHVGTVATMLDDLDEIAQRRVQDMKALADRVRERYPDLIVGHHVETGTSTPGILIEASAHTDLLVMGRGRHPLGVGPSLGRVAHALLHHAHCPVEIVPPGFASGDGTT; from the coding sequence ATGAGCAGCGAGATCCCCGTCCGGCCCGAGCTCGCCACCGTCGTCGTGGGGATCGACGGATCACCTTCCGCGCGGACGGCCGCGCTCTGGGCCGCGGCGGAGGCGGACCGGCGGTCCCGACCCCTGCACCTCGTCCACGCCGCCGACACCGACCGGCGCGCCTACTGGAGCGACGCGGAGACGATCCAGGCGGTGCGGGAAGCCGGCCGCGATCTGCTGATCGAGACCGCGGACGCCGTCCGGGAGCGATTCCCGGGTCTCACCATCACCAAGGAGCTCGGCCGCCAGGAACCGGTCGCCGGACTCCTGGCCGCCGCCGGCGGCCGGGGAACGATCGTGGTCGGCAGCAGAGGGCTCGGAGGTTTCTCCTCCCTCCTGCTCGGCTCCGTGGGACTGGGAGTGGCGGCCCGTGCCGAGGTGCCCGTGATCGTCGTACGGGGGGAGGCGGAGCGCCCCGAGTCGGGCTCGGTCACCGCGGCCGTGCACGACTCCACGGACCTGGGGTGGCTGCTCCTGGCCGCCGCGGAGGCGGACGCCCGCAAGGCGGCACTGCGCATCGTGAGCGTATGGAACGTGCTCACCCACGTCGGTACCGTCGCGACCATGCTCGACGACCTCGACGAGATCGCCCAGCGGCGGGTGCAGGACATGAAGGCGCTCGCCGACCGCGTCCGCGAGCGGTATCCCGACCTGATCGTCGGACATCATGTGGAGACCGGAACGAGCACCCCCGGAATCCTGATCGAGGCGAGTGCCCACACCGACCTGCTCGTGATGGGCCGGGGCCGCCACCCGCTGGGGGTGGGACCGTCCCTCGGACGGGTCGCCCATGCCCTCCTCCACCACGCACACTGCCCCGTGGAGATCGTTCCGCCGGGCTTCGCGAGCGGGGACGGCACGACATGA
- a CDS encoding CBS domain-containing protein, with the protein MQHRTVFEVMTHDVVTAAPSASFKEIARLFAENDISAVPVVDEDRRLLGVVSEADLLRATAGLPDLEGRWAGVQVLSQEHGLPDAETAAELMASPAVTAQPGWNLVETARTMHHKGVKRLPVTDETGRLVGIVSRSDLLRPFLRSDSAIRAEIEHDVLAGALGLAPDTLRVAVAEGVVTLTGRVEERADIPVIVRLCRSVDGVVALHESLDYAYDNLALDVEPPR; encoded by the coding sequence ATGCAGCATCGAACGGTTTTCGAAGTGATGACGCACGACGTCGTCACCGCGGCTCCCTCGGCCTCGTTCAAGGAGATCGCCCGTCTCTTCGCCGAGAACGACATCTCGGCGGTCCCCGTCGTGGACGAGGACCGACGCCTGCTGGGTGTGGTCTCGGAGGCCGACCTGTTGCGGGCCACCGCCGGACTCCCCGACCTGGAGGGGCGCTGGGCGGGCGTCCAGGTCCTGTCCCAGGAGCACGGACTGCCCGACGCCGAGACGGCGGCCGAGCTGATGGCCTCCCCGGCCGTCACGGCGCAGCCGGGGTGGAATCTCGTCGAGACGGCCCGGACGATGCACCACAAGGGAGTGAAGCGGCTTCCCGTGACCGACGAGACCGGTCGGCTCGTCGGGATCGTCAGCCGCAGCGATCTGCTGCGCCCGTTCCTCCGCAGCGACTCCGCGATCCGTGCCGAGATCGAGCACGACGTCCTGGCCGGCGCCCTGGGGCTCGCCCCCGACACGCTCCGCGTCGCTGTCGCCGAGGGGGTCGTGACCTTGACGGGCCGTGTCGAGGAGCGCGCCGACATTCCCGTGATCGTGCGGTTGTGCCGTTCCGTCGATGGGGTCGTCGCCCTGCACGAGTCCCTCGACTACGCCTACGACAACCTCGCCCTCGACGTGGAGCCGCCGCGATGA
- a CDS encoding nitroreductase family protein has product MRCDQKLLGGIHPLLAGRFSPYRFDPSATVDDHSLGLLLEAARWAPSAGNSQPWGFFTSRPGEPEHERVVRHLAPSSARWATDAGLLVVTSARRHVDGTELLYSEFADYDLGQAIAHMTVQAEAMGLASHQFRAFDLEGLTEELRPNPGWAIVSMIALGKAAGELPATRDRRSIADLLSAPWEP; this is encoded by the coding sequence ATGCGATGTGACCAGAAGCTGCTCGGCGGCATTCACCCCCTGTTGGCCGGACGGTTCAGCCCCTACCGGTTCGACCCGTCGGCCACCGTGGACGACCACTCCCTGGGCCTGCTGCTGGAAGCCGCGCGGTGGGCACCGTCCGCCGGGAACTCCCAGCCCTGGGGCTTCTTCACGAGTCGTCCGGGTGAACCGGAGCACGAGCGGGTGGTCCGCCACCTCGCGCCCAGCTCGGCCCGGTGGGCGACGGACGCCGGGTTGCTCGTCGTCACGTCGGCGCGCCGTCACGTGGACGGCACGGAGCTGCTCTACTCCGAGTTCGCGGACTACGACCTCGGCCAGGCCATCGCCCACATGACCGTCCAGGCCGAGGCGATGGGACTGGCTTCCCACCAGTTCAGGGCCTTCGACCTGGAGGGCCTCACCGAAGAACTGCGCCCCAATCCGGGATGGGCGATCGTCTCCATGATCGCGTTGGGAAAGGCCGCCGGAGAACTGCCGGCGACTCGCGACCGGCGCAGCATCGCCGATCTGCTTTCCGCGCCCTGGGAGCCGTGA
- a CDS encoding universal stress protein, translating to MTAQVTVGLDGSDESLAAARWAAGEAVLREVPLRLVHVEEWPNTPEVPLPYARTLAERAEELLRDESDRLRKEHPGLEVFTGRTCGRAADVLTAAADEADLMVLGSRGLGGVLGFVVGSVSLPVVGSARKPVVLVRAEGAGRHAGPTAPRDGIVVGVDVHHPCESLLAFSFAEAARRRVPLRFLHSWTLPASYGYASVVDPGLGEELGADLLGDLEDLLEPWRGRFPGVEATARAIPGSAAHQMVQASQDAELVIVGRRTPRLPVGTRLGHVAHAVLHHSPAPVAVVPLSEPTGAVPPSEPTGAG from the coding sequence ATGACAGCCCAGGTCACCGTGGGTCTGGACGGCTCGGACGAAAGCCTCGCCGCGGCTCGTTGGGCGGCGGGGGAAGCGGTGCTGCGCGAGGTCCCGCTCCGGCTGGTGCACGTGGAGGAATGGCCGAACACGCCCGAGGTGCCGCTTCCGTACGCCCGGACTCTCGCCGAACGGGCCGAGGAACTGTTGCGGGACGAGTCGGACCGTCTGCGGAAGGAGCATCCCGGCCTGGAAGTGTTCACCGGGCGAACGTGCGGCCGGGCGGCGGACGTGCTGACGGCCGCGGCGGACGAGGCCGATCTGATGGTGCTCGGGTCACGGGGTCTCGGCGGCGTCCTCGGCTTCGTCGTCGGCTCGGTCTCCCTCCCCGTCGTCGGCTCGGCACGTAAGCCGGTCGTCCTCGTGCGTGCGGAGGGGGCGGGGCGGCATGCGGGGCCGACGGCCCCCCGCGACGGGATCGTGGTGGGCGTCGACGTCCACCACCCGTGCGAATCCCTGCTGGCGTTCTCGTTCGCGGAGGCGGCGCGGCGGCGGGTACCTCTCCGATTCCTGCACAGTTGGACGCTGCCCGCCTCCTACGGCTACGCGTCCGTCGTGGACCCGGGGCTCGGCGAAGAGCTCGGGGCCGACCTGCTCGGCGACCTCGAGGACCTGCTGGAGCCCTGGCGCGGGCGATTCCCGGGGGTGGAGGCCACGGCCAGGGCGATCCCGGGCTCCGCCGCCCACCAGATGGTGCAGGCGTCACAGGACGCGGAGCTCGTGATCGTGGGACGCCGGACGCCCCGGCTGCCCGTCGGGACGCGTCTCGGCCACGTGGCCCACGCGGTCCTCCACCACAGCCCCGCTCCGGTCGCGGTGGTTCCCCTGAGCGAGCCCACGGGGGCGGTTCCCCCGAGTGAGCCGACCGGGGCGGGATGA
- a CDS encoding nicotinate phosphoribosyltransferase has protein sequence MPEVTSTDLYQVTMALSYLREDMRAPATFSLFVRALPPRRGFLVAAGLEPALDFLSRFRVGRSDAEQFAEAMRRPVADLAPLRGLSFEGRVRAVPEGRIVLPGEPLLEVTAPLPQAQLVETYLLSLLCHQTAVASKAARCVLAAAGRPLVDFSLRRTHGPEAGMQAARLCALVGFAGSSNVAAACRYGIPAVGTMAHSYIESFPSEEEAFRAFSRTHPGPVTFLVDTYDTERGVATAARVFTDLGLGAGCAIRLDSGDLGVLARRARTALDAAGLADVRIIASGGLDEYGVDRFVREGAPIDVYAVGTKVGTAADAPYLDAAYKLVEYDGQPVMKLSSAKVTAPGPKQVFRGPGFRDVIGLADEAPPEGTEPLLRTVMRDGSRTEPPDTPTAARGRFEADLSALPEEARRIAAPVAPVPSVSARLTALTATVRRRIAERTGTAP, from the coding sequence GTGCCCGAAGTGACGTCCACCGACCTGTACCAGGTCACCATGGCGCTCTCGTACCTGCGGGAGGACATGCGGGCGCCGGCCACGTTCAGCCTTTTCGTGCGCGCCCTGCCCCCGAGGCGGGGGTTCCTGGTCGCCGCTGGGCTGGAACCGGCGCTCGACTTCCTCTCCCGCTTCCGAGTGGGCCGTTCGGACGCGGAGCAGTTCGCGGAGGCGATGCGGCGCCCCGTGGCGGACCTCGCGCCGTTGCGCGGCCTCTCCTTCGAGGGTCGGGTCCGGGCCGTGCCGGAGGGCCGGATCGTCCTCCCCGGTGAACCGCTGCTGGAGGTCACCGCCCCGCTGCCGCAGGCCCAGCTGGTGGAGACGTACCTGCTGTCCCTGCTGTGCCATCAGACGGCGGTCGCCTCCAAGGCGGCCCGGTGCGTGCTCGCCGCCGCCGGACGGCCCCTGGTGGACTTCTCGCTGCGCCGGACCCACGGTCCCGAGGCGGGCATGCAGGCGGCACGGCTGTGCGCCCTGGTCGGGTTCGCGGGCAGCAGCAACGTCGCCGCCGCGTGCCGGTACGGCATTCCCGCCGTCGGCACGATGGCCCACTCGTACATCGAGAGCTTCCCCTCGGAGGAGGAGGCGTTCCGTGCCTTCTCCCGCACCCATCCGGGTCCGGTGACCTTCCTGGTCGACACGTACGACACGGAGCGCGGAGTGGCCACGGCCGCGCGCGTGTTCACGGACCTCGGACTCGGGGCGGGGTGCGCGATCCGGCTCGACAGCGGTGATCTGGGCGTACTGGCCCGCCGGGCCCGTACCGCACTCGACGCGGCCGGGCTGGCCGATGTCCGCATCATCGCGAGCGGCGGCCTGGACGAGTACGGCGTCGACCGGTTCGTGAGGGAGGGCGCGCCGATCGACGTCTACGCCGTCGGTACGAAGGTCGGCACGGCGGCCGACGCCCCCTACCTGGACGCGGCGTACAAACTCGTCGAATACGACGGCCAACCCGTCATGAAGCTCTCGTCCGCCAAGGTCACCGCACCGGGGCCGAAGCAGGTCTTCCGCGGCCCGGGGTTCCGGGACGTGATCGGCCTGGCCGACGAGGCGCCGCCCGAGGGCACGGAGCCGCTGCTGCGGACCGTGATGCGCGACGGATCGCGGACGGAGCCCCCCGACACCCCGACGGCCGCCCGGGGCCGCTTCGAGGCCGATCTCTCGGCCCTGCCGGAGGAAGCACGGCGCATCGCGGCCCCGGTGGCACCCGTACCCTCGGTGTCGGCCCGGCTGACCGCCCTGACGGCCACCGTCCGGCGCCGGATCGCCGAAAGGACCGGGACCGCACCGTAG
- a CDS encoding pyridoxamine 5'-phosphate oxidase family protein, with translation MNTADGHHRSDLGRRVATRRRQLGLSREDVAARAGSTPGYIAYVEERLPAPGIEFLVRLANALETTVQDLTGLTAGSPQGEGPAGNRPRPEALDEKECWALLDDHGVGRVAVEAADGLDVFPVNYQILDGKVLFTTTSTSALALAAAAGAEIAFEEDHLDEAFRQGWSVLLVGPVRTVSDPVEAQALRDAAHSQPWAGDGRDTAVLLSPHRVTGRRILVPGAPGTADGSDGREP, from the coding sequence ATGAACACCGCAGACGGACACCACCGGAGCGATCTCGGCCGCCGCGTCGCGACGAGGCGCCGGCAGCTCGGCCTCTCCCGGGAGGACGTGGCGGCCCGGGCCGGCTCCACCCCCGGCTACATCGCCTACGTGGAGGAGCGGCTGCCCGCCCCCGGGATCGAGTTCCTGGTCCGGCTCGCGAACGCCCTGGAGACGACGGTCCAGGACCTGACGGGTCTCACGGCCGGTTCCCCGCAGGGCGAGGGGCCGGCGGGGAACCGGCCGAGGCCGGAGGCGCTCGACGAGAAGGAGTGCTGGGCGCTGCTCGACGACCACGGCGTGGGCCGGGTCGCCGTGGAGGCCGCGGACGGGCTGGACGTCTTCCCCGTCAACTATCAGATCCTCGACGGGAAAGTGCTCTTCACCACCACGTCCACGTCCGCGCTCGCGCTCGCAGCGGCGGCCGGGGCCGAGATCGCCTTCGAGGAGGACCACCTGGACGAGGCATTCCGCCAGGGCTGGAGCGTGCTCCTCGTCGGCCCGGTGCGCACGGTGTCCGACCCCGTCGAGGCACAGGCCCTCCGGGACGCCGCGCACTCGCAGCCGTGGGCCGGGGACGGACGGGACACGGCCGTGCTGCTCTCGCCGCACCGCGTGACGGGGCGGCGGATCCTGGTGCCGGGCGCGCCCGGCACCGCCGACGGGTCCGACGGGCGGGAGCCCTGA
- a CDS encoding HAD-IA family hydrolase, protein MNGRPGSPPPRGVVLDTDGVLLASATVHAAAWKTAFDACLAEWTPGERGRKPFDADADYRRFVDGRSRYDGAEAFLTARGIRLSPGARDDPPGCDTVRAVAALKEQAFQDALRRNPVVPFEDAGRALTALRSLGVPCAAVSASRHARALLTTAGLDRLLTVVVDGEDIARLGLAGKPDPALFLHAAGLLGTRPEDGAVVEDALAGVSAARAGRFGLVVGLDRTPDRHHTAALREQGADLVVADLAELLGTVWGVLP, encoded by the coding sequence ATGAACGGCCGCCCCGGCTCCCCGCCGCCGCGGGGCGTCGTCCTCGACACCGACGGCGTGCTGCTCGCCTCCGCCACCGTCCACGCGGCGGCGTGGAAGACCGCGTTCGACGCCTGCCTCGCGGAGTGGACACCCGGGGAGCGGGGCCGGAAGCCGTTCGACGCCGACGCCGACTACCGCCGGTTCGTCGATGGCAGGTCCCGCTACGACGGGGCCGAGGCGTTCCTGACGGCCCGGGGCATCCGCCTTTCCCCCGGTGCACGCGATGACCCTCCTGGCTGCGACACGGTCCGGGCCGTGGCAGCGCTCAAGGAACAGGCGTTCCAGGACGCCCTGCGCAGGAACCCGGTCGTCCCCTTCGAGGACGCCGGGCGGGCGCTCACCGCCCTGCGCTCCCTCGGCGTGCCGTGCGCGGCGGTCTCGGCGTCCCGGCACGCCCGGGCCCTGCTCACCACCGCCGGACTCGACCGGCTCCTCACCGTTGTCGTCGATGGCGAGGACATCGCCCGGCTGGGCCTCGCCGGCAAACCGGACCCCGCCCTCTTCCTGCACGCCGCCGGTCTCCTCGGCACCCGTCCCGAGGACGGCGCGGTCGTCGAGGACGCGCTCGCCGGAGTCTCGGCGGCCCGCGCCGGCCGCTTCGGGCTCGTCGTCGGCCTCGACCGCACCCCCGACCGGCACCACACCGCAGCACTGCGCGAACAGGGCGCCGACCTCGTCGTCGCCGACCTC
- a CDS encoding MBL fold metallo-hydrolase RNA specificity domain-containing protein — MPVRAEVTGISHFCARAEAGQVVDWFRGARPPPIAPRVSCLVHGEPAASEAPHDRIDHERGRAAVVPARVSRSGPSTRALRPLGVTCAALPGSAPPTRAWGEKDRPGVGPEPGSCRRRRPP, encoded by the coding sequence GTGCCCGTACGGGCCGAAGTCACCGGCATATCGCACTTCTGCGCCCGTGCCGAGGCGGGACAGGTCGTCGACTGGTTCCGAGGCGCCCGGCCCCCGCCCATCGCCCCACGTGTCTCGTGCCTCGTGCACGGCGAACCGGCCGCGTCCGAGGCCCCGCACGACCGTATCGATCACGAACGGGGCCGGGCGGCCGTCGTGCCCGCTCGGGTGAGCCGTTCTGGTCCGTCGACCCGGGCCCTTCGGCCCCTCGGTGTGACCTGCGCGGCCCTCCCCGGCTCCGCACCTCCCACGAGAGCCTGGGGGGAGAAGGACCGGCCGGGCGTCGGCCCGGAACCCGGCTCGTGCCGTCGAAGGAGACCGCCATGA
- a CDS encoding SMI1/KNR4 family protein yields MDPRIPRLRRKLAAIPFQPLRSHSFGEEQHEFRLGPKLTEARVAAFEAEHDIALPDAYRQFLTHIGGSGAAPFYGLMPLERCSLLVMDSRGEPGTPRGFNGTGSGTHERDLFLHVIEMGCTDVCVMGVTGPLTGRVLIGNSDGFWGPNVSSATDFLGWYERWLNHMSAGCDNRALELTSPRLRAHPDRYRMAPKI; encoded by the coding sequence ATGGATCCCCGCATACCCCGCTTGCGCCGCAAGCTGGCCGCGATCCCGTTCCAACCACTGCGCAGCCACTCCTTCGGGGAAGAGCAACACGAGTTTCGCCTTGGTCCGAAGCTGACGGAAGCACGCGTCGCTGCGTTTGAGGCCGAGCACGACATCGCTCTGCCTGATGCCTATCGACAGTTCCTCACGCACATCGGCGGCTCAGGCGCGGCGCCGTTTTACGGCCTCATGCCGCTGGAGCGGTGTTCCCTGCTGGTCATGGATTCGCGCGGGGAACCAGGGACACCTCGCGGCTTCAACGGCACAGGATCCGGGACCCACGAACGCGACCTCTTCCTCCACGTCATCGAAATGGGCTGCACCGACGTATGCGTCATGGGGGTGACCGGTCCCCTCACCGGCCGCGTCCTCATCGGCAACAGCGACGGGTTTTGGGGCCCCAACGTTTCCTCCGCCACCGACTTCCTCGGCTGGTACGAACGCTGGCTCAACCACATGAGCGCCGGATGTGACAACCGGGCCCTGGAGCTCACCTCACCCCGGCTTCGTGCCCATCCAGACCGCTATCGCATGGCCCCGAAAATCTGA
- a CDS encoding CBS domain-containing protein: MRHRSVAELMTPTAVSVVPGTPFKEIARLLDEFDITAVCVVDETDRPLGVVSEADLVRPRAVGSGLHTAGALMSSPAVVARPEWSVVRAARVMDRSRVKRLPVVDDEGRLVGVLSRSDLIQLFLRRDRAIQEEIVEDVVTRTLGLNPSDLSVDVQDGRVTLSGTVRRAGLVPVLLRLCNSVDGVVGVVDRLHHENDATDDATTGK; encoded by the coding sequence ATGAGGCATCGAAGTGTCGCCGAGTTGATGACGCCCACGGCCGTCAGTGTCGTGCCGGGCACCCCCTTCAAGGAGATCGCCCGGCTCCTGGACGAGTTCGACATCACCGCCGTCTGCGTGGTGGACGAGACGGACCGGCCGCTCGGCGTCGTCTCCGAAGCCGATCTCGTACGCCCCCGCGCCGTCGGCTCCGGGCTCCACACGGCGGGAGCGCTCATGTCGAGCCCCGCCGTGGTCGCCCGGCCCGAATGGAGCGTGGTGCGAGCCGCCCGCGTGATGGACCGGTCCCGGGTGAAGCGCCTGCCCGTGGTCGACGACGAGGGGCGGCTCGTGGGTGTACTGAGCCGAAGCGACCTCATCCAGCTGTTCCTCCGCAGGGACCGGGCGATCCAGGAGGAGATCGTCGAGGACGTGGTGACCCGCACCCTCGGACTGAACCCGTCGGACCTCTCGGTGGACGTCCAGGACGGCCGGGTCACCCTCAGCGGCACGGTACGGCGCGCCGGACTCGTGCCCGTCCTCCTCAGGCTCTGCAACAGTGTCGATGGTGTCGTGGGAGTCGTCGACCGGCTCCATCACGAGAACGACGCCACCGACGACGCCACCACCGGGAAGTGA
- a CDS encoding CBS domain-containing protein yields the protein MRHSRIAELMTHDVVSVHGDVPFKEIARVLARHRLTAVPVVDGEGRVLGVVSEGDLLRKAADRAATPGGPPPVPGLKAWELAKAEGTRAEELMSAPAVCARPEWTVAEAARLMEVQGIKRLVVVDAEDRLLGIVSRRDLMRIFLREDEDIRREIIDDVIVGALRLDPALLTVEVRGGRVELGGKLPSRGMIPAIERMCATVDGVVSVSSVRLAPATDDTA from the coding sequence ATGCGTCACAGCCGGATCGCGGAGTTGATGACCCATGACGTGGTGAGCGTCCATGGCGACGTCCCGTTCAAGGAGATCGCGCGGGTGCTCGCACGGCACCGGTTGACCGCGGTGCCCGTGGTGGACGGCGAGGGCCGGGTGCTCGGCGTGGTCTCCGAAGGGGACCTGCTGCGCAAGGCCGCCGACCGGGCCGCCACTCCGGGCGGGCCGCCCCCCGTGCCCGGACTGAAAGCGTGGGAGCTGGCGAAGGCCGAGGGAACTCGCGCCGAGGAACTGATGTCGGCTCCCGCCGTGTGCGCCCGCCCCGAGTGGACGGTGGCGGAGGCGGCCCGGCTGATGGAGGTCCAGGGCATCAAACGCCTCGTCGTGGTCGACGCCGAGGACCGGCTCCTGGGAATCGTCAGCCGCCGGGATCTGATGCGGATCTTTCTCCGTGAGGACGAGGACATCCGCCGCGAGATCATCGACGACGTAATCGTCGGCGCCCTGCGCCTCGACCCGGCCCTGCTCACCGTCGAGGTGCGCGGGGGCCGGGTCGAGCTCGGCGGGAAGTTGCCGTCCCGCGGCATGATCCCGGCCATCGAGCGCATGTGCGCGACGGTCGACGGAGTGGTCTCGGTCTCCTCGGTCCGTCTTGCCCCGGCCACCGATGACACGGCCTGA
- a CDS encoding universal stress protein, with product MNDLLFGVDPKGPAVPAIAWAAAEADRRRLRLCLVVALPPVHDRLWYDAVGHGSALRLRAESALANAEDLVRELHSDVRTSAELMDGAPATVLLDRAADADLVVVGSRGLGRAAELLGEGSVAVPLTARAPCPVVVVRAPEHTAVHPPTLVVGVDGSGSSREAIGFALEEASLREARLRAVWVWPRPVLAHDDTEEGLSERRRLLAESLAGWAERYPDVDVSAEVCRGHPVEQLALAAQSSLALVVGRTGRGGYTGMRLGSTVHGLLHHADCPVITVPSAGREGRNGTPARARRPRLRTTGRPLSR from the coding sequence ATGAACGACCTCCTGTTCGGTGTCGACCCGAAGGGACCGGCCGTCCCGGCCATCGCCTGGGCCGCCGCCGAGGCCGACCGCAGACGACTGCGGCTGTGCCTCGTGGTCGCGTTGCCCCCCGTCCACGACCGGCTGTGGTACGACGCCGTCGGCCACGGGAGCGCCCTGCGGCTCCGGGCGGAGTCGGCGCTCGCCAACGCGGAGGACCTCGTACGGGAACTGCACAGCGACGTGAGGACCTCGGCGGAACTCATGGACGGGGCGCCGGCCACGGTGCTGCTCGACCGGGCGGCCGATGCCGACCTGGTCGTCGTGGGGTCACGCGGTCTCGGCAGGGCCGCCGAGCTGCTCGGTGAAGGTTCGGTGGCCGTCCCGCTCACCGCGCGTGCCCCCTGCCCCGTCGTCGTGGTCCGCGCCCCGGAACACACCGCGGTGCATCCACCGACCCTCGTCGTCGGCGTGGACGGCAGCGGGTCGAGCCGGGAGGCCATCGGGTTCGCCCTCGAGGAGGCGAGCCTGCGCGAGGCACGACTGCGGGCGGTCTGGGTCTGGCCCCGCCCGGTCCTCGCGCACGACGACACCGAGGAGGGGCTGTCCGAGCGGCGGCGCCTGCTCGCCGAGTCCTTGGCCGGCTGGGCGGAGCGGTACCCGGACGTGGACGTCTCCGCAGAGGTCTGCCGGGGACACCCGGTCGAACAACTCGCCCTGGCCGCGCAGTCCTCCCTCGCCCTCGTCGTCGGACGCACGGGGCGGGGCGGTTACACGGGCATGCGCCTCGGCTCGACGGTCCACGGTCTGCTGCACCACGCCGACTGCCCGGTGATCACCGTCCCCTCCGCCGGACGGGAGGGGCGAAACGGCACCCCCGCACGGGCCCGAAGGCCCCGCCTCCGCACGACCGGCCGACCCCTGTCGCGCTGA
- a CDS encoding CBS domain-containing protein: MTPRPFTVADVMTKKVVAVRPGAEFKEIAAAMERWKVTALPAVEGEGRVVGVVSEADLILKEEFHDHRLGLIEQLRRPDATTKAGSARAEDLMASPAVTVGPGAPLPQAARLMATRRVKRLPVVDTHGTLQGIVSRADLLKVFLRPDEELAAEVRNDVVAPLFPLSRDQVDVRAEAGVITLTGTVCDSTPVPVADRPARAVEGVVDVRCELTADADA, encoded by the coding sequence ATGACCCCCCGGCCGTTCACCGTCGCCGACGTCATGACCAAGAAGGTCGTCGCCGTCCGGCCCGGCGCGGAATTCAAGGAGATCGCCGCCGCCATGGAACGGTGGAAGGTGACCGCGCTCCCCGCGGTCGAGGGGGAGGGTCGGGTCGTCGGAGTCGTTTCCGAGGCCGATCTGATCCTCAAGGAGGAGTTCCACGACCACCGCCTCGGCCTCATCGAGCAGCTGCGGAGGCCCGACGCCACCACGAAGGCCGGTTCCGCCCGGGCCGAGGACCTGATGGCCTCGCCCGCCGTCACCGTCGGTCCCGGCGCCCCGCTGCCGCAGGCCGCCCGGCTGATGGCCACCCGACGCGTCAAACGGCTGCCGGTCGTCGACACCCACGGCACGCTCCAGGGCATCGTGAGCCGTGCCGACCTGCTCAAGGTCTTCCTCCGTCCGGACGAGGAACTCGCCGCCGAGGTCCGGAACGATGTCGTCGCACCCCTGTTCCCTCTGTCGCGCGACCAGGTCGACGTCCGCGCCGAGGCCGGTGTCATCACGCTGACCGGCACCGTGTGCGACAGCACGCCCGTCCCGGTCGCGGACCGGCCGGCACGAGCTGTCGAAGGGGTGGTGGACGTACGATGCGAGCTCACCGCGGACGCCGACGCGTAG
- a CDS encoding GNAT family N-acetyltransferase, protein MIETERLLLRPLRVSDVDAFVELHADPKVNSFVGSFSRQQARERLTAIERQWAERGHGLCAIELKPSGEFIGRSGLQYWEQFDEVELGWTLRAEHWGRGYATEAAQACLDWGFATLDDDYFTALMRPGNEASVRVAERLGFAPRREDHLKGRPVTVYAVDRPAKLLVC, encoded by the coding sequence ATGATCGAGACCGAGCGGCTGCTCCTGCGACCTCTGCGTGTGTCCGACGTCGACGCTTTCGTCGAGCTCCATGCCGATCCGAAGGTCAACAGCTTCGTGGGGTCCTTCTCACGGCAACAAGCACGGGAACGCCTCACCGCGATCGAGCGACAGTGGGCCGAGCGAGGCCATGGTCTGTGCGCGATCGAGCTGAAGCCGAGCGGGGAGTTCATCGGGCGAAGCGGTTTGCAGTACTGGGAGCAATTCGACGAGGTGGAACTGGGATGGACCCTCCGAGCAGAGCATTGGGGGCGCGGGTACGCGACCGAGGCTGCTCAAGCATGCCTGGACTGGGGATTTGCCACGCTTGACGACGACTACTTCACGGCTCTCATGCGGCCGGGCAACGAGGCGTCAGTGAGGGTGGCCGAGCGCCTGGGGTTCGCGCCGCGTCGAGAGGACCATCTGAAGGGCCGTCCAGTCACGGTGTATGCCGTGGACCGTCCCGCCAAGTTGCTTGTTTGTTGA